The genomic segment GTCACGTCGGCCAGCCGGGCGCGCTGGTGCAAGAGCCTGCGGCGTACGTCGCGCGGCACACCGGGCAGCCGAAGGAGACGTTCGACGGCCGTACGCAGGATGCGGTTCTCCGCGATGTCGGTGGTGAACTCGTCGTACGCGATCTCCACCGGCAGTGTCGCCCCGAAGCGCCGTCGTATCTGCTCGGCCTCCCGGAGCCGTCCGCGTACGACGAGAGCGGCCTCCTCCGTCGCCTTGTACCCCTGCAGCAGTCCTTGCCGCAGCGCGCGGTCCACCTGCCGCTCCACCGCGTGGGCGAGCGCGGGCACCAGATCACGGTGCTCGGCGACCTCGACCTCCCCGTCCCGCCAACTCGCCTTGGGATCAAGGCTGTAGCCGAGCAGGAAGAAGAGGCGGACGATGGGCACCTTGGGTGTGACACGCACGGTGACCGGCTCGCAGCCCGGCACGGTCACGGCCACCGCCCCGACCTTGCTGCCCGCCCGCAGCGACCAGTGCCCCGGTACGTACGGGTCGGGGGTCGCCTCCACGATGTCGGCGGCGGCGAGCGCGCGACCGACGGGCTCGGGGAGGGCGCGGCGGACGGCCGGCGCGTGCTCCACCAGCTCTACCGGCGCCACGGGCTCGGCAGGGTTCACGGTTTCCGCGGCGGACGTCACCCCAGTGACTCCCGCAGCGCGGTCAGCCCGTACCGCTTCTCGATGTCCACGCCTTCCCCGTAGTGGTGCTCCTCCAGCAGCGGAAGGATCTTCGTCCGCCAGGTCCGCTCCAGACCGCCCTCCCGGTAGACGCCCTTCTTCATCAGGTACGAGGGCCCGATGCGGAAGTCGGCGTCGTCGATACGGGAGTTGAGCGCGTCGAGTAGATCGGCGGGCTCGGTGTCCTTGCCCTCCTTGGCCAGCCAGCGGCGCAGCAGACCGCTCGTGGGCT from the Streptomyces sp. NBC_00310 genome contains:
- a CDS encoding McrC family protein — protein: MTSAAETVNPAEPVAPVELVEHAPAVRRALPEPVGRALAAADIVEATPDPYVPGHWSLRAGSKVGAVAVTVPGCEPVTVRVTPKVPIVRLFFLLGYSLDPKASWRDGEVEVAEHRDLVPALAHAVERQVDRALRQGLLQGYKATEEAALVVRGRLREAEQIRRRFGATLPVEIAYDEFTTDIAENRILRTAVERLLRLPGVPRDVRRRLLHQRARLADVTAIVRGQPIPDWLPTRLNARYHHALHLSRAVLDGISAEHSLGGLRIDGFLFDMNKLFEDFVTVALREAFRGMGSGHTARLQDPHHLDKAAAIRMKPDFVLYGPDGGPPCAVVDAKYKAEKRGGYPDADLYQMLAYCTALGLREGHLLYAKGNAPHAAHEVRHAGILIHQHALDLDQGPAGLLTDIEAIALRLVNTPRV